aaaataaataataaatataaaatatttattctgcaaaAAGTGCAGATTTTAACTTAAGTATGTATcactttaattattttaaatcataggCATTTTGTAAATCCCAggtaaaaacaaacaaacgaaatgagaataaacttcaaaatcaatatatatatcgaacaataaccaaaataaaaaagaaaaaaatattgaagatatatAGGATTGACAatgtgaacgtaaacttctcataaccataattaatttttaaattacaaaatcatgatataatactgagctgacatagtttcattacCCGAGATTTTTCGACCTAAACGTTAGTTTCTTATGCGGTAAGTGATTTTtttacctaattttttttaatgggaTCAGCTCAtcaataaacaaattatgtaattaacaaaaagttttaaaaaattgtttaaagaccaaaatattaattcaatcaagaatataaatttatttttccgtataatattttttaaataatttttatataaatttattatgtgcAAGGCGCAATTCTTATCCTACTAACATAATACTGCTGTATATCTTAAGAACTATTCATGCCCAGGACCATTCTAAAAGTCCCCTCTAGAAAACTTATCTCTGGATTCACACTCTTGATCCTCCTAAGATTGattaaattatacaaaatatgtaaacgttattaatttttatttggattGAATACAAAGCATATAATTTTGTTGCCAGACCTAAATATGATGTTATCAAACCTAGGTAGGTGGTCCATTACAATTTGcaaataaccaaacaaaaggaataaaacaaaaagtctCACATGACAAATTgacaacaaatatgccaatgacCTTCCCACACTTCTTACAAACGCGAAAGCATTGAAGCCACGGGCACGGGgaaataagatacaatgattggAGCTCTAAGAGATTCAGATTTGCTTTTTGGCTTCTCCAACGACAAGCCTTTCGGGATACTACCATTGATTGAACTAATCCTTGAGCTGGATTTTGGAACAAAGCAACTTAAGAAAGACGTGAAGAGAGACATGATTGGAGTTTAAAGAGAAACGTATGTGGAATCGTTGAGACAAATACTAATTagtatttgtatattaattaaatgaatgaataaatttttaatttcttagaTCTATCTAACAATATTAAAAACAGGATATCAAACCCTCTAAGCGTGTCCACGTCAGCTGAAAAAATCAGCCaatgaaaacaacaaaatatgCCACCTCAGCTTAGTCGCAATGaaatctttctttttcattatGTCACTGAAATAAAGCAACACGAGTGTGTGTATCATTCTCGGCAATAAATTTCCTAAAAAGTCCATTCAGATTCCTTCTCAAGACGATACCGATTCCATTTACCGTAACGATAcaaaatgattttctttcttataGGCCATAAAAAGGCTCAAGGCCTTACGGAATCACAATCTCCTCTCCTCCAAAGCTTACGCCATGATCGCCTCTTCTCTTTCATATCCATCTCGTCCTCACCGgcgaagaagaagatccttTTATCTTCCAAGTCCTCTGTATGTGGATTCTCTACTCGAGTCCTACTCTACCATCAACATCTTCGCCAGCGACAATAACCATCTCTGGATATATCGGAAAAAGCTATCGGTGCGCCGTCGAAGGATCATTAAAAGTCTTTAGGCCTAAAGATTGTTGGGAGTAAGCGTTCAATGGTGTATCTTCCTTCTCTTATCTCTATTAACCTGATTACATAGCCTTCTAGATCTTTTCCTTTGGTTGTGATGAAATTTAGGGATTCCTTGTGAAGATCTCTGATAATAACAAGATTTATCGGCCGGAGACGCTGCTTCTATATTTGAGGTCATACTATGTTGTTAAGGCCTGAAAGATCATTTTTATCTGGCCGTTTTCGAATTCCCAAAATCTGATTgagctttgttttgtttttttttccgtcaTCAGGTGAGATTACAAGTTTGGATCAGACAAGGTCATAATTGATGGGCTACAGATCTTCAAAATGGTCTAATTCATTTTTTAGTTCGAAATCTAATGGCTCTATCTCCCCACTTCCCCTAATTCGATTGTAtgtttgtattttctttaatgGAAGTCTCCATTTTCTTGCCAGGGATAACGTTTACATGCTATCTTCTCATTTACACAAATAACCATTCCACAAGAAACTTTTAATCTTTCCAAAGATTGCTGTAACATTCTACAAATTGATTACTATGAAACATGAGGATTCAACGCATCTATCATGGACTATACTTCACGGAGCAATCGTTTGTGTAGGAGACAAGCAAAGGAGGCTGAATTCTTCTTCCATCTAATCAGGAACCAAAGGCTTCCGAGCTCCAGAGGTACATCAAGTGTAACTATATCTTTCTTCCTTTAAAAGTTTGCTTATATGAATCTCTACCTTGAGGCTAAAGATGCACTGCTGAACTACTCATTAGAATTTTCAGGATGGAAAATCTAATTATTTGGGGCTGTTCTTTGCTGAAATAACTTGTGCAGGATTCCTTCAGACGTGTGGTCAGCATGAGTAAGTTTAACTTTGTCTCATTTATTTGTTAAGATTGCAGAGCCTGGTTTGTTAATCCTCGCTCCTTTATACCTAAGTTTCTGCTCTATTGAACATAATTACATTTTCTTTTCCTGGACACTTAGAGATCATGAAGAATTCAAGGTTAAGATCAATGTTTTAGTTGAGACTGCACCAACATTTCCTGAAGAAGTCTAGAATATCCACTACGGTACTCCTTGGCCTGTTAATAATGTGTGCGATCATCCTGCCATTCATATTCTTGcattttaacttatattttaatttaaaattaaaatacattaattataatttaaaaataatcttttaaataattaaataatcagtaacatcatttaaaaaaatagagaagGAGTAGTATTTTCCTTGCTAAATAtctaatgaatttaaatttgaataaattaatGAGTCATAAGTTACTGAAAATGATACTCTAAGAACACATTATTTCACAAGTTGTTTTAATATTAGTCAGAAATGTTATAATATTAGTTAGTACTCTTGCAACTAATTGTTACTACCATTTTATCGAGGTATGTAGGTTTGGTCGGGTCGGTTAGTTCGGAATACGGTTATTTCGGGTCGACCAAAATCTTATCGAAGTGAATCgacaaaaaaatttgtttcggATTGTGATTAGTTCGGTTACAAAATTTTTaccaaagtttttatttttgcgGTTAGTTTGGTTATTTCGGTTCATATTTTGGTTAGATTGGTTCATAATTTTGATCAAAGTTGCTATTGTTTGgtaaaaaattctttaaaaaacaAACTAACCAATTACTGAACTGAACCGAAAGCCATTTTTTAAGTTGCCGAATTTAGCCAAACCTTCTAACCGCACTAACCTAAAACcaatattttcaattatattCGGCAGATTCAGTTCGGGTAACAACCGAAGcctaattttatctttaaaggCCAACATAAGGAAATTTTGATGGAGGGAAAATTGATGAAGTCTAACATTTTATAGTACTTAGGAAATGCATTTTAGTTTTACACActtataaaaatgaatatttgaaaaataaattatttggttACTAATATTGacacaaaaacatataaaagttaaaaacactGTTGGACTATCAAGTATGATACGTTgtcattttcttctaaaaaatgCATGAAAGTTATTATTAGAATATCCAGAAGGAAAAACATTGTGTAGTCAGCTTTTAGAAATGCATTCTAAACACATAAGCTAACTTTGAAGAGCAGTTTACAGAATCAAgaatttataaaacaacacaTCAAACTCTCGCCGTGTATTATTTTTTGTCACACATTCTATAattttggttgaataatatgtatTACTATTTATCATTTTAACACGATCCAAAATTATCAAAACTTAAACTTAATAATACACAATCCGCGTGTATCGCGGATAAAATAGCTAGTATTTATAATAGTTTCAAAACACGGTTTCCTTTTCCTTTCAGTGAAACAACTCCCTATCctattaaaaatacttttactTTTCTTTATCTTAAAAGGGATACGTATTTTATTGTGGGATGCAGCCTTTTTCCTATCTAAAAAGGTATAACACGATGGATGACGTTTATAGGTTTAGTTTCATGTAT
The window above is part of the Brassica napus cultivar Da-Ae chromosome C3, Da-Ae, whole genome shotgun sequence genome. Proteins encoded here:
- the LOC125583626 gene encoding uncharacterized protein LOC125583626 — its product is MSLFTSFLSCFVPKSSSRISSINGSIPKGLSLEKPKSKSESLRAPIIVSYFPVPVASMLSRL